GATCGAGGGTGCCCGCCTCCTGGAGCTGCCGGACACCGGACACCTGCCCTCGGTCGAACGCCCCGGCGAGCTGACGGCGGCCCTGGTCGAGTTCCTCAAGGAGCTCCCTCAGCGTCCGCCCGAATAGCGGTAGGCGTCAGCCCGTGCCCGGATGTCGTACACGACGATGACACCCTCGTCCTCGTCAATGCCGTAGCGGATTCGGTAGCTGGATCGCCTAGCCACCCAGTCACTCTCGAACGGTGGGTTCAACCGCTTGCCCACTCGCCGTGGCTCCGCTTTGAGGTCCCCGTTGATCAGCTCCCAGGCCGCCACAGCAACCTTGTCCGGCAGCGTCTCAGAGAGGGCACGGCGTGCGGTCCGGGTGAGGACGAGTCGATAGCCTTCGCTCACGTACTTCCCTTTCGGGGAGAGCGCTCACGCATGAGCTCAGCCATCTCGTCGCCGGTGACCACGTCGCCGCGCTCGTACTCCTCCTTGGCCTGCGCCAGACGTTCCTGATCCTCCTGGCTCTCCAGAAGCGCGAAGGTCTCCAACATCGACTCGTAGTCGTCCACCGAAAGCACGACGGCGCTGGGCCTGCCGTTGCGGGTGATGGTGACCGCGTCGTGGGTCCGCTCGACCTCGTCGACGATCTTGGACAGGTTATTTCTGACTTCAGCCAACGGCAGCATGGACATCATCGGTAGCATCATCATGTACATGATTATAGGCAACAGGGCTCCTACATGTACATGATTCGCGCCAATCAGGATGGAGTCATGGATCAGAAGAAGCTTGATGAGCTGGCTGAGTACTACGACAACCGGGACATCAGCACGGAGATCGAAGCTGCCGACAGACCAGATCATGGTCATTTCCGAGGCCAGCTTGCCCAAGGAAGTCATGGATCGAGTGCGGGACGCCGCTGCTGAAGAAGGCGTGAAACCGACCGCGCTCATGCGTCGCTGGATCGAGGCCAGGCTTCGTTAAGCAGGGCTGAAGACCACGACCGGTTTCATGTGGCCGGGGCGGTTCTCGCCAAGGGCGATGACCGTTCCGTCCGGGGCGAAGAGGCCGATGGTCCCCTCCCCCAGGGAGCTCTCGCTGATGCGGTTGCCGTGGCGGATGGCGCGGGTCTCGGCCTCGTCCATGGTGCGGACCGGGAAAGCGGCGGCCACGGCCTGGGCCAGGGGGACCTGGGTGAACTCCTCGGCGAGCTGCTCCAGGGTGCGGGCCTGCGAGAGGTCGTAGGGGCCCACGCGGGTGCGGCGCAGGGCGGTGAGATGTCCGCCCACCGACAGGTCGGCGCCCATGTCGCGGGCCAGGGAGCGGATGTAGGTGCCGCTGGAACCGGTGATGACCGCGTCGACGTCCACGAAGGCGCCCTCGGCGTCCGGGATGTGCCGGATCGCGGTGACGTCGAACTGGGAGATGGTGACCGTGCGGGCCTTGAGCGCGACCTCCTTGCCCTCACGGGCCGACTTGTAGGCGCGCTTGCCGTCCACCTTGATCGCGCTGACCTGCGGCGGGACCTGCTGGATGGGGCCGGTGAGCTTCGCGACCGCAGCGTGCACGTCGGCGTCGGTGACGGCGGAGGCGTCCACGCGGGCGCCGGGCTCACCCTCGGCGTCGTCGGTGTTGGTGACCAGGCCCAGCCGGATCGTGGCTTCGTAGGTCTTCTCGGTCAGGGTCAGGTGGCCGAGCAGCTTGGTGCCCTTCTCGATCCCCAGGACCAGGACCCCGGTGGCCATCGGATCCAGGGTGCCCGCGTGGCCCACGCGGCGGGTACGCGCCAGGCCGCGGGTCTTGGCGACCACGTCGTGGGACGTCCAGTCGGCGGGCTTGTCGACGACCACGACACCGCTGTCGGCCATGGGGTTCCTCCGGGAAAGCTGGGAAAAGGGCTGGGGCGGCGGTCACTGCCGCCGCCCCGGGGCTGGTTACTCGTCTTCTTCCTCGTCCTCACGAGGCGCCTTGTACGGGTCGGCTTCACCCGCGTGCTTGGCGCTGGTGGCCTTCTGGGCCACCTCCTCGTCGGACTTGCGCGCCTCGACCAGCAGCTTCTCGATGTGCTGGGCGTTCTCCTGCACCTCGTCGATGACGAAGGTCAGGCTGGGCGTGTGGCGGATGCCGGTCTGGCGACCGACCTCACTGCGGATCACGCCCTTGGCGCTCTCCAGGGCGGCGGCGCTGGCCGCCTTCTCCTCGGGGGTGCCGAACACCGTGTAGTACACCGTGGCGTCCCGCAGGTCCGCGGTGATCCGGGCGTCGGTCACGGTGACGAATCCCAGGCGCGGGTCCTTGATTCGCCGGTCCAGCATCTCGGCGACGATGCGCTGGATACGGTCGGCGATCTTACGCGCGCGTGCGGCGTCAACCATCGTCAGTCTTCCTCTTCGTTGAAGAGCCGCTGCCTGGCGGAGAGCAGCTCCAGTTCGGGACGGCCCGCGACGAAACGCTCGCAGGTGTCCATCTGGTCCCGTGCGTGGGCGGCGGTCGGTGCGACCACCGCGACACCGATCTTGGCCCGACGGTAGAGGTCGTGATCGCCGACCTCCGAGACCGACACCGAGAACTTCCGGCGCAGTTCGGCGACGACGGGCCGCACCATCGAACGCTTCTGTTTGAGCGAGTGGACGTCTCCGAGAAGAACGTCCAGGGTCAGCGCCCCAACGTACAAAAATGATCACCTGTGGTGTTGTGTGAGCCGTCAAAGGCGGGGCCCCGGACACAGCGGTCCGGGGCCCCAGGTGGATCAGTCCTCGCGACTAGTCGCGGGGCTTCTCCTGCATCTCGTAGGTCTCGATGACGTCCTCGACCCGGATGTCGTTGTAACCGACACCGATACCGCACTCGAAGCCCTCGCGGACCTCGGTGGCGTCGTCCTTGAACCGACGCAGCGACTCGACGTTGAGGTTGGCCGAGATGACCTTGCCCTCGCGGATGAGACGTGCCTTGGTGTTGCGGCGGATGATCCCGTCGCGGACGATGGAACCGGCGATGTTGCCGATCTTGGGCACCTTGAAGACCTCGCGGACCTCGGCGCTGCCGAGCTGGACCTCCTCGTAGATGGGCTTGAGGAGACCCTTGACCGCGGCTTCGACCTCGTCGATGGCCTGGTAGATGACCGAGTAGTAGCGGATGTCGACGCCCATGCGGTCCGCCAGCTGGCTGTTCTTGCCCTCGGGCCGAACGTTGAAGCCGACGATGATCGCGTCCGCGGACGACGCCAGGTTGATGTCGTTCTGCGTGATCGCACCGACGCCGCGACCGATGATCCGGATGGCGACCTCGTCGCCACCGGCGTCGATCTTGAGCAGCGACTCCTCGAGCGCCTCGACCGAACCGGACATGTCACCCTTGATGAGGAGGAGCAGCTCGGAGCGCTCGCCCTCCTTCAGGTGGTCCTTCCAGGTGTCGAGGGTGACGCGGCGGGCCGACTTCGCCTGCTGGGCGAAGCGCTCGCGCGCCTCACGCTGCTGGGCGATCTGACGGGCCACGCGGTCGTCCTTGACGACCAGGAAGCTGTCACCGGCGCTGGGCACGTTGGTCAGACCCAGGACCTGGACCGGACGGGACGGCTCAGCCGACTGGACGTTCTCACCGTGCTCGTCGAGCATGGCGCGAACGCGGCCGTAGGCGTCGCCGCAGACGATGGAGTCACCGACGTTGAGCGTGCCGCGCTGGACCAGCACCGTGGCCATGGAACCGCGACCGCGGTCCAGGTAGGCCTCGATCGCCAGACCCTGAGCGTCCATGTCCGGGTTGGCCTGGAGGTCCAGGGCCGCGTCGGACGTGAGGACGATCGACTCGAGCAGGGCGTCGATGTTGTCGCCCTTGAGCGCGGAGATGTCCACGAACTGGACGTCGCCGCCGTACTCCTCGGCCACGAGGCCGTACTCGGTCATCTGGGCGCGTACCCGCTGCGGGTCGGCGCCTTCGACGTCGATCTTGTTGACCGCGACCACGATCGGCACCTCGGCCGCCTTGGCGTGGTCGATGGCCTCGGCCGTCTGCGGCTTGACGCCGTCGTCGGCCGCCACGACCAGAACCGCGACGTCGGTGACCTTCGCACCACGGGCACGCATGGCGGTGAACGCCTCGTGACCGGGGGTGTCGATGAAGGTGATCTTGCGCTCTTCGCCGTCCACCTCGGTCGCGACCTGGTAGGCACCGATGTGCTGGGTGATTCCGCCGGCCTCGCCGCCCACGACGTTGGTCTTGCGGATGGTGTCCAGCAGTCGGGTCTTACCGTGGTCGACGTGGCCCATGACGGTGACCACCGGCGGGCGCGGACGCAGGTCGGCGTCGCCGCCCTCGTTCTCGCCGAACTCGATGGAGAAGGACTCGAGCAGCTCGCGGTCCTCGTCCTCGGGACTGACGACCTCGATCCGGTAGCTGAGCTCCTCACCGAGCAGCTGCAGCGTCTCGTCGGGCAGCGACTGGGTCGCGGTGACCATCTCACCCAGGTGCATCATGACCTGGACGAGCGACGCCGGGTTGACGTCGATCTTGTCGCCGAAGTCCGACAGCGAGGCGCCGCGGGACAGACGGATGACCTGGTTGTTACCGCTCGGGATCTTGACGCCGCCGAAGGACGGGGCCGAGAGCTCGTGGAACTCCGCACGCCGCTGCTTCTTGGACTTGCGGGCACGACCGGGACGACCGCCCGGACGACCGAACGCACCGGCCGTTCCGCCACCGCGGCCACGGCCGCCGCCACCGGGACGACCACCGAAACCGCCGGGACGACCGCCGCCACCGCCGCCACCGGGACGCGGACCCGCACCAGCGGGAGCGCCACCGCGGCCGCGGCCACCGCCGCCACCGGGACGACCGCCACCGCCGCCACCACGGCCGCCGCCCGCGGGCGAGGCCGGCCGGGACGAGGGCATGTTCATCGGGCTGGGACGCGGGCCACCGGCACCGCCGGGACGCGGAGCGCCACCGCCGCCACCCGGGCGCGGAGCACCGCCGCCGGGACGCGGGGCACCTGCGGCACCACCGGGACGCGGGGCACGCTGGTCACCCTGCTGCGGGCCACCGGGACGGGGACCCGGACGCGGGCCACCGGCACCGCCGGGACGCGGAGCGCCACCGCCGGGACGCGGGGCGCGCTGGTCACGGTCGCCGCCACCCTGCGGGCCACCGGGACGCGGACCCGGACGCGGGGCACCGCCGCCGGGACGCGGAGCGGCCGGCTTGGAGCCCATGCCGGAAGCGTTGGACGCGAACGGGTTGTTGCCCGGACGCGGGCCCGGACGGGGACCGCCCGGACGCTGGCCACGGCCACCGTCACGACCACCCTCGCGGCCGCCGGAACGCTCCGGACGGTCACCGCGCTGGGGACGATCGCCGCGCTCGCCGCGACCGCCGGCCGCACCACCGGGCTTGGGAGCACCGGGACGCGGGGCGTCGCCGCGAGCCGCCTTCGGAGCCGGCTTGGGGCCGGGCTTGGAGGCGGTGGGCTGCTCGGCAGCCTGCTCGAAGTGCGGAACCGCGGGCTTCTCGACCGGCGCGGCGGGCTTCTCAGCCGGAACCGCGGGCTTCTCGGCCTGCGGGGCCGCGGCGGGCTTCTCCGCCTGCGGAGCCGCAGCGGGCTTGGGGCCCGGCTTCGGGCCCGGCTTGGGGGCGGGCCCCGGCTTGGGAGCCGCGGGGCGCGCCGAGGTCTCGGCGGCAGGCTTGGGGGCGGGGCCGGGCTTGGGAGCCGAGCCGCCCTTCTTGCCGTTGCCGTCGGAACCGTTGTTGAAAGCTTCTTGCAGGCGTCGCACGACGGGGGCCTCTATCGTCGAGGACGCCGAACGGACGAATTCGCCCATCTCATTGAGCTTGGCCAGCACGGCCTTGCTCTCCACACCGAACTCCTTGGCGAGTTCGTACACCCGGACCTTCGCCACACTTCTCCTTCAGCTTCGGTCCGGGACATGGGCTTGTGCCGGACCGTCGTTAGCTCGAGTTACTCATCGCTGCGTACTCATCAGGCGCTCATCGCAATCTCGACCTGCTTCCTCATCGCTACACAACAATGGGCCAGCCCTTACGTGCCGACACAGCACTGCACGCCGACCTCGGTCTCTACAACCTTTAGGCCAGCCCAGACATTCCAACCCTATCCGGAACGACGAAGCGTTCAGTCACGCGGGGCGTCACCTAGTAGGGACGTCACAAGTGAGACGTCCCACCCGGTGTCGCCTCCACCGTTCCGGCTCCGGAAGGCGCGTGGCCACGCTCTGCGGCGTTCGGCGAGCTCAAGGCATCGCCGGTCGTGGTGCAGATAGGCGCCGCGCCCCGGACGTCGACCTCGGGTGTCGGGCGTGATGACCATGC
This DNA window, taken from Nocardiopsis exhalans, encodes the following:
- a CDS encoding type II toxin-antitoxin system RelE family toxin translates to MSEGYRLVLTRTARRALSETLPDKVAVAAWELINGDLKAEPRRVGKRLNPPFESDWVARRSSYRIRYGIDEDEGVIVVYDIRARADAYRYSGGR
- a CDS encoding type II toxin-antitoxin system Phd/YefM family antitoxin, which codes for MMMLPMMSMLPLAEVRNNLSKIVDEVERTHDAVTITRNGRPSAVVLSVDDYESMLETFALLESQEDQERLAQAKEEYERGDVVTGDEMAELMRERSPRKGST
- the truB gene encoding tRNA pseudouridine(55) synthase TruB, giving the protein MADSGVVVVDKPADWTSHDVVAKTRGLARTRRVGHAGTLDPMATGVLVLGIEKGTKLLGHLTLTEKTYEATIRLGLVTNTDDAEGEPGARVDASAVTDADVHAAVAKLTGPIQQVPPQVSAIKVDGKRAYKSAREGKEVALKARTVTISQFDVTAIRHIPDAEGAFVDVDAVITGSSGTYIRSLARDMGADLSVGGHLTALRRTRVGPYDLSQARTLEQLAEEFTQVPLAQAVAAAFPVRTMDEAETRAIRHGNRISESSLGEGTIGLFAPDGTVIALGENRPGHMKPVVVFSPA
- the rbfA gene encoding 30S ribosome-binding factor RbfA, whose amino-acid sequence is MVDAARARKIADRIQRIVAEMLDRRIKDPRLGFVTVTDARITADLRDATVYYTVFGTPEEKAASAAALESAKGVIRSEVGRQTGIRHTPSLTFVIDEVQENAQHIEKLLVEARKSDEEVAQKATSAKHAGEADPYKAPREDEEEDE
- a CDS encoding DUF503 domain-containing protein, producing MYVGALTLDVLLGDVHSLKQKRSMVRPVVAELRRKFSVSVSEVGDHDLYRRAKIGVAVVAPTAAHARDQMDTCERFVAGRPELELLSARQRLFNEEED
- the infB gene encoding translation initiation factor IF-2; protein product: MAKVRVYELAKEFGVESKAVLAKLNEMGEFVRSASSTIEAPVVRRLQEAFNNGSDGNGKKGGSAPKPGPAPKPAAETSARPAAPKPGPAPKPGPKPGPKPAAAPQAEKPAAAPQAEKPAVPAEKPAAPVEKPAVPHFEQAAEQPTASKPGPKPAPKAARGDAPRPGAPKPGGAAGGRGERGDRPQRGDRPERSGGREGGRDGGRGQRPGGPRPGPRPGNNPFASNASGMGSKPAAPRPGGGAPRPGPRPGGPQGGGDRDQRAPRPGGGAPRPGGAGGPRPGPRPGGPQQGDQRAPRPGGAAGAPRPGGGAPRPGGGGGAPRPGGAGGPRPSPMNMPSSRPASPAGGGRGGGGGGRPGGGGGRGRGGAPAGAGPRPGGGGGGGRPGGFGGRPGGGGRGRGGGTAGAFGRPGGRPGRARKSKKQRRAEFHELSAPSFGGVKIPSGNNQVIRLSRGASLSDFGDKIDVNPASLVQVMMHLGEMVTATQSLPDETLQLLGEELSYRIEVVSPEDEDRELLESFSIEFGENEGGDADLRPRPPVVTVMGHVDHGKTRLLDTIRKTNVVGGEAGGITQHIGAYQVATEVDGEERKITFIDTPGHEAFTAMRARGAKVTDVAVLVVAADDGVKPQTAEAIDHAKAAEVPIVVAVNKIDVEGADPQRVRAQMTEYGLVAEEYGGDVQFVDISALKGDNIDALLESIVLTSDAALDLQANPDMDAQGLAIEAYLDRGRGSMATVLVQRGTLNVGDSIVCGDAYGRVRAMLDEHGENVQSAEPSRPVQVLGLTNVPSAGDSFLVVKDDRVARQIAQQREARERFAQQAKSARRVTLDTWKDHLKEGERSELLLLIKGDMSGSVEALEESLLKIDAGGDEVAIRIIGRGVGAITQNDINLASSADAIIVGFNVRPEGKNSQLADRMGVDIRYYSVIYQAIDEVEAAVKGLLKPIYEEVQLGSAEVREVFKVPKIGNIAGSIVRDGIIRRNTKARLIREGKVISANLNVESLRRFKDDATEVREGFECGIGVGYNDIRVEDVIETYEMQEKPRD
- a CDS encoding YlxR family protein, whose translation is MTTPLRPVNRVAGMSRRDKVAGDGPDRPVRTCVGCRSRTVQSDLVRLVAVGMVITPDTRGRRPGRGAYLHHDRRCLELAERRRAWPRAFRSRNGGGDTGWDVSLVTSLLGDAPRD